One genomic segment of Vibrio penaeicida includes these proteins:
- a CDS encoding YtoQ family protein — MSFNVYLSGEIHTDWRDQIIEQCREAGLEITFSSAVTHHESSDAAGDVLGPEENGFWRDHKSAKVNAIRTKNAIEKCDMAVIRFGEKYRQWNAAFDAGYCAALGKPYITLHDEGLIHPLKEVDASAQAWATSPSQVVEIIKYLLS, encoded by the coding sequence ATGAGTTTTAATGTTTATCTCTCAGGTGAAATACATACCGATTGGCGAGACCAAATCATCGAGCAATGTCGCGAAGCGGGGCTGGAGATCACCTTCTCTTCCGCTGTGACTCACCATGAATCAAGCGATGCCGCTGGCGATGTGTTAGGACCCGAAGAAAATGGCTTCTGGCGTGATCATAAGTCAGCAAAAGTGAACGCAATTCGCACTAAGAACGCCATTGAAAAGTGCGATATGGCGGTGATTCGTTTTGGTGAAAAGTATCGCCAGTGGAATGCAGCGTTTGATGCAGGCTACTGCGCTGCATTGGGGAAACCCTACATTACATTGCACGATGAAGGACTGATTCACCCACTTAAAGAAGTCGACGCCTCTGCACAAGCTTGGGCAACGTCACCAAGCCAAGTAGTCGAAATAATTAAGTACCTTCTCTCGTAA
- a CDS encoding glycerophosphodiester phosphodiesterase family protein: MPKVWRGLKAIILSFVLVGGLFLTFQLLFFYKASNQAAWLFCTEVWAHRGLTKDAADNTLESFSAALKAGAKGLEVDVFYDIKTDQFHVRHDPKPSLDEGKELTLAQVFSAFGSSTQYWLDFKNLVDLDNQSRQSASQHLIEISENVIERKYILVESVNDHALRTFTENGFNTSYWVALGSELSQWHYALYATKIKIKYLLGWFTTVSTDVDNYSDRFQYHFPEIPTLLFTVNEPQKIAELVQPNIKVVLTDSAIYSQFASCHQNGGKQ, encoded by the coding sequence ATGCCAAAAGTGTGGCGAGGGTTGAAAGCAATTATTCTGTCGTTTGTGCTAGTAGGCGGTCTATTCCTTACATTCCAATTGCTGTTTTTCTACAAGGCGAGCAACCAAGCTGCTTGGCTGTTTTGTACAGAAGTATGGGCGCATCGAGGCCTCACAAAAGACGCCGCTGACAATACACTGGAATCGTTTAGTGCAGCCTTAAAGGCTGGCGCTAAAGGGTTAGAAGTGGATGTTTTTTATGATATCAAGACGGATCAGTTTCATGTAAGGCATGATCCCAAACCAAGCCTTGATGAAGGGAAAGAACTGACACTCGCACAGGTATTTTCAGCGTTTGGTTCTTCCACTCAGTACTGGCTAGATTTCAAGAATCTGGTCGATTTAGATAATCAATCACGTCAATCTGCGTCGCAACATCTTATCGAAATTTCAGAAAACGTGATTGAACGTAAGTACATACTCGTGGAATCAGTAAACGATCACGCATTACGAACCTTCACGGAGAACGGCTTCAATACCAGTTACTGGGTAGCGCTGGGAAGTGAGTTGAGCCAATGGCATTACGCTCTGTATGCCACCAAAATCAAAATCAAATATTTGCTCGGTTGGTTTACGACCGTTTCAACCGACGTCGACAATTACTCCGATCGGTTTCAGTATCATTTCCCCGAAATCCCCACTCTGCTTTTCACCGTCAATGAACCTCAAAAGATTGCAGAACTTGTACAACCTAATATCAAGGTGGTGTTGACCGATTCAGCGATTTACTCGCAGTTTGCATCTTGTCACCAGAATGGAGGTAAGCAATGA
- a CDS encoding M3 family metallopeptidase — MSATAYLNDLNQRYLAIHRTKEDFFWETYMGISDDHEGSSKAQTEWTQFLSQASQISEINQQLDAAENISDAKEKQSTMAGLKGWLDMFKAHAIEGEKSQQLKADLIKFEFDLFERNQNHALTYVDEHGDSVEGSLPVVGAAVRANENEDVRQSAHSAFLDLEQWLLNNGFIELVKRRNEFARSLGYKTFFDYSILKMEKMTTQELFSILDDFEARTREAHLNSLKNLAAEKGEDALAGHNFIYSFAGDAMRDLDPYVPFSKSLRRWVESFGRLNIEYSDAELTLDLLDRKGKYPNGFCHGPVPSFYDQGKWIPAQVNFTSNAKPDQVGSGYDGINTLFHEGGHAAHFANVKLNAPCFSQEFAPTSMAYAETQSMFCDSLLTDADWLKQYALDNDGNPVPDELIKTMIDSRQPFKAYEERSILVVPYFERALYELNDEELTPENITQLARDCEKNILGLECSPRPLLAIPHLLSDESACAYQGYLLAHMAVYQTRAYFTEKFGYLTDNPEIGPLLAKHYWHGGNSTSHNDTIVSLTGEGFNAKYLADVCNLSVDEAWQEEQEKIKGLATRDRASVSSLQATIKVVDGDKELASNSNSDEDMCDAFEAYIVKNYGR, encoded by the coding sequence ATGTCGGCAACTGCATATCTAAACGACTTGAATCAACGTTATCTGGCTATTCACCGCACTAAAGAAGATTTTTTCTGGGAAACTTACATGGGTATCAGTGATGACCATGAAGGTTCCTCTAAAGCGCAAACAGAGTGGACTCAATTCCTAAGCCAAGCTTCACAAATTAGCGAAATCAATCAGCAGCTAGACGCCGCCGAAAACATCAGCGACGCAAAAGAAAAACAAAGCACAATGGCGGGTCTTAAAGGCTGGCTGGACATGTTTAAAGCCCACGCGATTGAAGGCGAAAAGAGTCAGCAGCTTAAAGCCGACTTGATTAAGTTTGAGTTCGATTTGTTTGAGCGCAACCAAAACCACGCACTGACCTATGTTGATGAACATGGCGACTCGGTAGAAGGCTCATTGCCTGTGGTTGGCGCGGCAGTTCGCGCGAATGAAAACGAAGACGTTCGACAGTCGGCTCATTCTGCTTTTCTGGATTTAGAGCAATGGTTACTCAACAATGGCTTTATTGAGTTGGTCAAGCGCCGTAATGAGTTTGCTCGTTCCCTTGGGTACAAGACCTTTTTTGATTACTCCATCCTAAAAATGGAGAAAATGACCACGCAAGAGCTGTTCAGTATTTTGGACGATTTTGAAGCCCGCACGCGTGAAGCTCATCTCAACAGCTTGAAAAATCTGGCGGCTGAGAAAGGGGAAGATGCGTTGGCGGGACACAATTTCATCTACTCATTTGCGGGTGATGCAATGCGTGATCTAGACCCGTATGTTCCGTTCTCCAAGTCGTTGCGCCGTTGGGTGGAATCCTTTGGTCGTTTGAACATCGAATATTCAGACGCAGAGCTGACGCTGGATTTATTGGATAGAAAAGGTAAGTACCCGAATGGCTTCTGTCATGGACCGGTTCCTTCTTTTTATGATCAAGGTAAATGGATTCCAGCACAGGTGAACTTCACCAGCAACGCCAAGCCAGATCAAGTCGGCAGTGGTTACGATGGCATTAACACCCTGTTCCATGAAGGAGGGCATGCCGCTCATTTCGCCAATGTGAAGCTGAACGCGCCGTGTTTTTCACAGGAATTTGCGCCTACTTCCATGGCGTATGCCGAAACTCAATCTATGTTCTGTGACAGCTTGTTGACGGATGCGGATTGGCTTAAGCAGTACGCGCTGGATAACGACGGTAACCCTGTTCCAGATGAACTCATCAAGACGATGATTGATAGCCGCCAGCCTTTTAAAGCGTATGAAGAACGCAGCATTCTTGTTGTGCCTTATTTTGAAAGAGCGCTTTATGAGTTAAACGATGAAGAGCTGACGCCTGAAAACATCACTCAGTTAGCTCGTGACTGTGAAAAGAACATTCTTGGACTAGAGTGTAGCCCGCGTCCATTGCTTGCGATTCCTCACTTGTTGTCGGATGAGTCAGCGTGTGCTTACCAGGGTTACCTATTGGCTCACATGGCGGTGTACCAGACGCGAGCATACTTCACAGAGAAATTCGGCTATTTGACCGATAACCCAGAAATTGGTCCGCTCCTAGCCAAGCATTACTGGCATGGTGGCAACAGCACGTCTCACAACGACACCATTGTAAGCTTGACTGGTGAAGGCTTTAACGCGAAATACCTAGCCGATGTGTGTAACTTATCGGTGGATGAAGCTTGGCAAGAAGAGCAAGAAAAAATCAAAGGATTAGCAACGCGTGATCGCGCTAGCGTGTCTTCTTTGCAAGCGACAATAAAAGTGGTCGATGGCGATAAAGAACTCGCGTCTAATTCAAATTCTGATGAAGACATGTGCGATGCTTTTGAAGCGTATATTGTCAAAAATTACGGTCGCTAA
- a CDS encoding GNAT family N-acetyltransferase, with product MTQFSIRNAVAEDSILIVQFIRELARYEKAEHEVHATEQSIRETIFGSDSTTHALICELDGKAVGFAVYFFNYSTWVGKYGLYLEDLYVTPDARGTGAGKYILKHLAQIAVAKDCGRFEWNVLDWNQPAIDFYESLGAKPQNEWVGYRLTGKALLDLAES from the coding sequence ATGACTCAATTCTCCATTCGTAACGCTGTGGCTGAAGATTCCATTCTTATCGTTCAATTTATTCGTGAGCTTGCGCGCTATGAAAAGGCAGAGCATGAAGTTCACGCAACCGAACAAAGCATTCGAGAAACCATTTTTGGATCGGATTCCACCACCCACGCTCTCATCTGTGAACTTGATGGTAAAGCGGTTGGTTTTGCCGTGTACTTTTTTAACTACTCCACTTGGGTAGGGAAATACGGTTTGTACCTTGAAGATCTGTATGTCACACCCGATGCACGCGGTACCGGAGCGGGAAAATACATTCTTAAACATTTAGCACAAATTGCTGTCGCAAAAGATTGCGGGCGGTTTGAATGGAATGTTCTGGACTGGAATCAACCGGCAATAGACTTCTATGAATCCCTTGGAGCAAAACCTCAAAATGAGTGGGTTGGCTACCGATTAACAGGGAAAGCCTTACTGGATCTTGCTGAATCCTAG
- a CDS encoding sulfatase-like hydrolase/transferase, translating into MRTSALMKNVWFQNGLLFAGCLFIALATNGDKLLSLTIKTIIHVAFQTMLIFGLLCLLNTQRFIKWGLAVFLGVIFFVHFAYQAPLSMGVIFSVLSAPLNESTSFLVRHGWELAVTILVVLAVGTRVSIPKSVIWKPSLLLGAGYLIIPFALQLPKAYSNDEFADYINKGTARGYSNAYSSVEYTFHKLSLRFPAFQSVIAIADTYHLMNIQSDQTMTWSEIERKPNAPDLLVIGIGESLRAGNMSLYGYERETTPYLDKMRDKLTVFRYPYAAGSNTWGSVPAMLTKTEGIPNMSQSVILLANAADYETYWLSNHAQFGQWDFSISTLAQQTDHQYFSSQADGGTMHDEILVDQLAKVLAEPSKKKVIFLHFYGSHMNFSDRYPKAFETFRSNNRRLDEYDNSVVYSDYLQAQVLELVEEAGGQYAFFSDHGLGSPNGPLALRHDVRTPPDIESLYVPFFFTGDVERDYPSDQPFSMFYFECFFSDWAGIKASELSEQYCSESLNQDSVIYLDANMALDSHAKSALQKKVLVTQY; encoded by the coding sequence ATGAGAACATCAGCGCTAATGAAAAATGTGTGGTTTCAGAATGGGCTACTTTTTGCTGGGTGCCTTTTCATTGCTCTGGCAACCAATGGCGACAAGTTACTTAGCTTAACCATCAAAACAATCATTCACGTCGCCTTTCAAACCATGTTGATCTTTGGGCTTTTATGCTTATTGAATACCCAGCGGTTTATAAAGTGGGGGTTGGCGGTGTTTTTAGGTGTTATTTTCTTTGTTCATTTCGCCTATCAGGCTCCGCTTTCTATGGGGGTCATTTTCAGCGTATTGAGTGCGCCACTAAATGAATCCACCAGTTTTTTGGTTCGGCACGGTTGGGAACTCGCTGTTACTATTTTGGTTGTGTTAGCCGTAGGTACGCGTGTCTCCATCCCGAAATCGGTCATTTGGAAACCTAGCCTATTGTTAGGGGCAGGTTATCTCATCATTCCTTTCGCATTGCAGTTGCCGAAAGCGTATTCCAATGACGAATTTGCCGATTACATCAACAAAGGGACAGCACGTGGCTATTCAAATGCGTATTCTTCCGTGGAATATACGTTCCATAAGCTATCGTTGCGGTTTCCTGCTTTTCAAAGCGTTATCGCTATAGCGGATACTTATCACTTAATGAACATTCAGTCTGATCAAACCATGACGTGGAGTGAAATCGAGCGAAAACCCAATGCGCCAGATTTGTTGGTGATAGGAATAGGGGAATCACTGCGAGCGGGCAACATGAGCCTGTATGGTTATGAAAGAGAGACAACACCTTACTTAGATAAAATGCGCGATAAGTTAACGGTGTTTCGTTATCCCTATGCGGCTGGAAGCAACACATGGGGCTCAGTACCCGCGATGTTGACAAAAACGGAAGGTATTCCAAATATGTCTCAGTCTGTCATTCTGTTGGCTAACGCGGCAGATTACGAGACGTACTGGCTATCTAATCACGCTCAATTTGGACAATGGGATTTTTCAATCTCAACGCTAGCGCAGCAGACCGATCATCAGTATTTTTCCTCGCAAGCGGACGGGGGGACGATGCATGATGAAATACTGGTTGATCAGTTAGCAAAGGTGCTCGCTGAACCGTCCAAGAAAAAAGTCATTTTCTTGCATTTCTATGGTTCACACATGAACTTTTCTGATCGTTACCCCAAGGCGTTCGAGACATTTCGCTCGAATAATCGACGTTTGGATGAATACGACAACAGTGTGGTATACAGCGATTATCTACAGGCACAGGTTTTGGAATTGGTTGAAGAAGCAGGTGGGCAGTATGCCTTTTTCTCGGATCATGGTTTAGGCTCGCCAAATGGGCCACTCGCTCTCAGACACGATGTGAGAACGCCGCCCGATATAGAATCACTTTACGTGCCCTTCTTTTTCACGGGTGATGTAGAACGTGATTACCCGAGCGATCAGCCATTTTCAATGTTTTACTTTGAGTGTTTCTTTTCAGATTGGGCTGGTATTAAGGCATCGGAGCTCTCTGAACAATATTGCTCAGAGAGTTTGAACCAAGATTCGGTGATCTATCTGGATGCGAATATGGCGCTGGATAGCCACGCTAAATCGGCGTTGCAGAAAAAAGTGCTGGTTACGCAGTATTAA
- a CDS encoding DUF418 domain-containing protein produces MRIQSIDILRGISILGILFMNIYYHGLFATGYVSPEFPPISDTFINLFSSAFFDGRFRTLFCLLFGVGLAIQYRSYKKKKVSPKDAIKPRMKWLILFGLLHGLFIFGGDVLMLYGISALFVLKSLDLPLKKLLKKSYRYLIIGGVLNLSIAFAFLFFEEPPLVQGTPEFMEVYDFWFSSYGIQMLIQGGVAFVIVLTSPLWIFWQVAGLMMLGAFLFRVGFFSKGFDKKTFRFVALGGIAFTALDLALRIYLPNQTAELGAIVASVSAIFVALIYAHAIVKLVANRNAVIQLFAAPGKLAFSLYISQSIVMAVLLRWTFPEFHLTATRLDYILIALAYTVVQIVVAHVYLKVFKQGPLEYIWRKAYTRSQIKKQLIPVH; encoded by the coding sequence GTGCGCATTCAATCCATCGATATATTACGAGGGATCTCCATTTTAGGGATCCTATTCATGAACATCTATTACCACGGCTTATTTGCCACCGGATACGTTTCTCCTGAATTTCCTCCCATCAGTGACACCTTCATAAATTTGTTCAGTAGCGCATTTTTTGATGGTCGCTTTCGAACCTTGTTCTGCCTGCTATTTGGCGTTGGGTTAGCGATTCAATATCGTTCATACAAAAAGAAAAAAGTGTCGCCAAAGGATGCCATTAAACCAAGAATGAAATGGCTGATACTCTTTGGTTTATTACACGGTCTTTTCATATTTGGTGGTGATGTGTTGATGCTTTACGGAATATCGGCGCTGTTCGTGCTTAAATCGCTAGATCTTCCACTCAAAAAGCTTCTTAAGAAATCTTACCGATATTTGATCATCGGTGGCGTGCTAAACCTCAGTATCGCCTTCGCATTTCTATTCTTTGAAGAGCCGCCACTGGTTCAAGGAACACCAGAGTTCATGGAAGTGTATGACTTCTGGTTCAGTTCTTATGGCATACAGATGCTCATTCAGGGCGGGGTGGCATTCGTTATTGTATTAACGTCTCCTCTTTGGATATTTTGGCAGGTCGCTGGCTTGATGATGCTCGGTGCTTTCTTATTTCGAGTCGGTTTTTTCTCCAAAGGTTTCGACAAAAAAACGTTCCGCTTTGTTGCACTTGGGGGCATTGCCTTTACGGCGCTAGACTTGGCTCTACGCATATACCTTCCAAATCAGACAGCAGAACTTGGGGCGATTGTCGCCAGTGTCTCTGCAATTTTTGTGGCACTTATCTATGCTCACGCGATCGTCAAACTCGTGGCTAACCGAAATGCTGTTATTCAGTTATTTGCTGCACCAGGTAAGCTCGCTTTCAGCCTGTATATATCGCAGTCCATTGTCATGGCTGTACTGCTGCGCTGGACGTTCCCTGAGTTCCATTTAACAGCCACCAGATTGGATTACATCCTTATTGCACTGGCGTACACTGTTGTGCAAATTGTGGTCGCCCACGTGTATTTGAAGGTCTTTAAACAAGGTCCTTTGGAATACATCTGGAGAAAAGCGTACACTCGAAGCCAAATAAAAAAGCAGTTAATACCTGTACATTAA
- a CDS encoding hybrid sensor histidine kinase/response regulator, translating to MKSIKILFSLLFLVMGGVSVAIFSLNQANTQLYGKTQNLQSQLASFYRLSMELKGSSDHLTKFARAYGATGNEKWKSLFNHVLNVRNGKTPIPEGNQYEYWDIVSMEAQSPTPQPEFSGPTLVQRLKESGIEAFEFSELNSALALSNALVGLEVDAFNAIEGREKDNNGQWVLTGVGDLDRARSLLYSDQYFSEKAKIMAAISSAHHSILKRLNSEITVNEADIRTNEQISLVLFFALITAIGLSFLLLWHLYISPLSKLSQTVVEKVENKDFSFTLTQQAYGDLQYFIDSLNVVFHHISEQLSNNTLVKDFNIVLRNNESTSLLCDRVTHFLMQHFPVEMVGIYIFENNALTRISGAGYGESQSAVVSEESSTLMGVTRSKEPVVIRELNGAFVVPYNGGQLSLNEMYYLPLLVKEKVIAVMEIGVVHRLDDIHLQWLNRMLNDLSISIQLSRNLELQRKAEQKALEQSQLNQEILNATPNPMYCLNNTGQFITINSQFRMLMGLSEEQILGSTPNMIFGETAPEFDEHHQTLFQKESNVNYEVQITPANQKQLEMLVYEASFLDSHGHVNGIVGILLDQTERKQMENALVEAKETADAMSQAKGEFLANISHEIRTPMNAIMGMAHLTLNTELDSIQEKYVNRINDSAKNLLGIINDILDFSKIEAGKLDIEHIDFCLDDVLENVVSIVSVKAQEKNLELVLDIDPTMPINLIGDPLRLGQVIVNLCGNAVKFTHDGEIIVKASLDKQDDKNAEIRFVVSDTGEGIPEDKLAKLFEAFTQADASTTRKHGGTGLGLNISKQLVELMGGDLTVTSKVGEGSNFIFTIQCGLQSAKMRDISAPLKPIKERKALVVDDNDTARGIMENLLEAMEFSVTSVTNGYDAIELLNTDQFNMVFADWNMPGINGVELLKRLPRDERFTDLKRFLVTAYGREVGIDEEASPLIDGFILKPVNPSTLLDAIMDAYGIEAKNLVKRNRAKIETPDLSGKRILLVEDNEINQEVAIGLLEKTRCEVTIAGNGKIALDALAKGNIDIVLMDMQMPIMDGVTATKQARKEGYTLPIIAMTANAMAQDIETCTNAGMNDHVTKPIDVSRLYNVLKQYLNAPVLAEEPSTLPASTPPSKSSSKKSAQSNGLTNAPEPKDIWSGEIENTAEEIGITKERYIKLLGSMLSNLARDLVEFREKSELKDWVYLERFAHTVRGSAGNLRIPVLVEIAERIESKAKEKKAIPTEWVEEMGERASDIQKELLAYTSKHGLERKEDNAQLDIDQILSQLSQAIEGYDADAVQLAQQLLDASPENKETLEALVLAIESYDFSMATTLLESFQSQNH from the coding sequence ATGAAATCAATAAAAATTCTATTTTCTTTGCTGTTCCTTGTTATGGGAGGGGTCTCTGTTGCGATTTTTTCTTTAAATCAAGCGAACACGCAACTGTATGGAAAAACTCAGAACTTACAATCTCAGCTGGCGAGCTTCTATCGGCTATCGATGGAGTTGAAAGGGAGCTCGGATCACCTAACCAAGTTTGCTAGAGCATATGGTGCAACAGGAAATGAAAAATGGAAGTCACTTTTTAATCATGTTCTGAATGTCCGAAATGGCAAAACACCCATACCGGAGGGAAACCAATACGAGTATTGGGATATTGTTTCTATGGAAGCACAATCGCCTACACCCCAGCCAGAGTTCAGCGGACCGACGTTAGTACAAAGGTTGAAAGAATCGGGCATCGAAGCCTTTGAATTCAGTGAATTAAACAGTGCACTGGCGCTATCGAATGCTTTAGTCGGGCTAGAGGTGGATGCATTTAATGCCATTGAAGGGCGAGAAAAAGACAATAATGGGCAATGGGTTTTGACTGGAGTAGGGGATTTAGATCGTGCTCGTTCATTGTTGTACAGCGATCAGTATTTTTCTGAAAAAGCGAAAATAATGGCGGCGATTTCTTCTGCGCATCATTCCATTCTTAAACGGCTTAACTCTGAAATTACAGTAAATGAAGCGGACATACGTACGAATGAACAAATCAGCTTAGTCCTGTTTTTTGCGTTAATTACGGCGATTGGTTTGTCGTTTCTTTTACTTTGGCACCTCTATATCAGCCCTCTTAGCAAGCTTTCTCAAACGGTTGTCGAAAAAGTAGAAAATAAAGACTTTTCCTTCACGTTAACCCAACAAGCCTACGGAGATTTACAGTATTTTATTGATAGCTTAAATGTGGTTTTTCATCATATTTCAGAACAGCTTAGCAACAATACGTTGGTGAAAGATTTCAACATCGTTTTACGCAACAATGAATCGACATCCTTGCTGTGTGATCGCGTGACACACTTCTTAATGCAGCACTTCCCCGTTGAAATGGTAGGGATCTACATTTTCGAAAACAACGCACTAACGCGGATCTCAGGGGCGGGTTACGGTGAAAGCCAAAGCGCAGTGGTCAGTGAAGAAAGCTCCACACTGATGGGAGTGACTCGCAGTAAAGAACCGGTGGTGATACGAGAGTTAAATGGGGCGTTTGTGGTGCCTTACAATGGTGGACAACTGTCTCTTAATGAAATGTATTACTTGCCATTGTTGGTGAAGGAAAAGGTGATTGCGGTAATGGAAATTGGGGTTGTCCATCGCCTTGATGACATTCACTTACAGTGGCTGAACCGAATGTTGAATGATCTCTCCATCAGTATCCAACTGAGCCGCAATCTAGAACTGCAACGCAAAGCCGAGCAAAAAGCGCTGGAACAGTCTCAGCTGAATCAGGAAATTCTGAACGCGACACCAAATCCAATGTACTGCCTCAACAATACGGGGCAATTTATTACCATTAACAGCCAGTTTAGAATGCTGATGGGGTTGAGCGAGGAGCAAATATTAGGCTCGACTCCCAACATGATTTTTGGGGAAACCGCCCCAGAATTTGATGAACACCACCAAACTCTTTTCCAAAAAGAAAGCAACGTAAACTACGAAGTTCAGATTACCCCAGCCAATCAGAAACAGTTAGAAATGTTGGTGTATGAAGCCTCCTTCCTTGACAGCCATGGGCACGTGAACGGCATTGTGGGGATATTGCTCGACCAAACTGAACGCAAGCAAATGGAAAACGCACTGGTTGAAGCGAAAGAGACCGCCGACGCCATGAGCCAAGCTAAAGGTGAATTTCTTGCCAATATTAGCCACGAAATTCGCACCCCAATGAATGCCATCATGGGAATGGCACACCTAACGCTGAACACCGAGCTCGATAGCATTCAAGAAAAGTATGTGAATCGGATAAATGATTCAGCGAAAAACTTGCTCGGCATCATCAATGATATTTTGGACTTCTCAAAAATTGAGGCCGGCAAACTGGATATTGAACACATTGACTTCTGTTTGGATGATGTTCTGGAAAATGTGGTGTCCATTGTCTCCGTCAAAGCGCAAGAGAAAAACCTTGAACTGGTGTTAGACATTGACCCAACGATGCCAATCAACTTGATCGGCGATCCGCTAAGGCTCGGGCAGGTTATCGTTAATTTGTGTGGGAATGCAGTGAAATTTACCCACGATGGAGAAATCATTGTAAAAGCCAGCCTTGATAAACAGGATGATAAAAATGCCGAGATTCGTTTTGTCGTGAGCGATACAGGTGAAGGCATCCCTGAAGATAAGTTAGCGAAATTATTTGAAGCCTTTACCCAAGCGGACGCCAGCACCACTCGCAAGCACGGGGGAACAGGCTTAGGCTTAAATATCAGTAAGCAGTTGGTTGAATTGATGGGCGGCGACCTGACGGTTACGTCAAAAGTGGGGGAAGGCTCTAACTTTATTTTCACCATTCAATGCGGCCTTCAAAGTGCGAAGATGCGTGATATCTCCGCTCCTTTGAAACCAATTAAAGAACGTAAAGCCTTAGTGGTTGATGATAACGATACCGCTAGAGGGATCATGGAAAACTTGTTGGAAGCGATGGAGTTCAGTGTGACATCGGTAACCAATGGATACGATGCCATTGAACTGCTTAACACCGACCAATTTAATATGGTGTTTGCCGACTGGAACATGCCGGGAATTAACGGGGTTGAGCTGTTAAAACGCTTGCCGAGAGATGAGCGTTTTACCGATTTGAAACGCTTCTTGGTGACGGCATATGGTCGAGAGGTAGGGATAGATGAAGAAGCCTCACCACTAATCGATGGGTTCATACTCAAGCCTGTTAACCCTTCTACTTTACTTGATGCCATCATGGATGCGTATGGCATTGAAGCCAAAAACCTCGTCAAACGAAATCGAGCGAAAATTGAAACCCCAGACTTATCTGGCAAGCGTATTTTGCTGGTGGAAGATAATGAAATTAACCAAGAAGTAGCGATAGGTTTACTAGAAAAAACGCGATGTGAAGTTACGATAGCGGGCAACGGTAAAATTGCGTTGGATGCCCTTGCAAAAGGGAACATTGATATTGTGTTGATGGACATGCAAATGCCCATTATGGATGGTGTTACAGCAACCAAACAAGCGCGAAAAGAAGGGTATACGCTACCGATTATTGCCATGACAGCCAATGCGATGGCGCAAGACATTGAAACCTGTACCAACGCAGGTATGAATGATCACGTTACCAAACCCATTGATGTTTCGAGGCTGTACAATGTGCTTAAGCAGTATTTGAATGCGCCAGTACTTGCAGAAGAACCTTCCACTTTACCTGCTTCAACGCCGCCTTCTAAATCATCATCTAAGAAATCAGCGCAAAGTAATGGTTTAACCAACGCCCCCGAACCCAAAGACATTTGGAGTGGTGAAATTGAAAACACGGCCGAAGAGATAGGAATAACCAAAGAGCGATATATTAAGCTGCTCGGTTCCATGCTTTCAAATCTCGCACGAGACTTGGTTGAATTCCGAGAAAAATCAGAGCTAAAAGATTGGGTGTATCTAGAAAGATTTGCTCACACAGTTCGTGGCTCGGCGGGTAATCTGAGAATTCCTGTATTAGTAGAAATAGCAGAACGAATAGAATCCAAAGCTAAGGAGAAAAAGGCGATCCCGACAGAGTGGGTTGAAGAAATGGGCGAACGAGCTTCTGATATTCAAAAAGAATTATTGGCGTATACATCAAAGCATGGCTTAGAGAGAAAAGAGGACAACGCTCAACTGGATATAGACCAGATACTCAGCCAATTGTCTCAAGCCATTGAGGGGTATGACGCAGATGCAGTGCAATTGGCCCAGCAACTGTTAGACGCCTCTCCGGAAAACAAAGAAACTCTTGAAGCGTTAGTTTTAGCGATTGAAAGCTATGATTTTTCCATGGCAACAACGCTACTGGAATCGTTCCAAAGCCAGAATCATTAA